The Vampirovibrio chlorellavorus genome has a segment encoding these proteins:
- the folP gene encoding dihydropteroate synthase — protein MSRTQIMAILNVTPDSFSDGGALRSLDQVVQAAQEALQAGADILDIGGESTRPNATTISPQAESDRVLPAIRAILEAFPRACISIDTRKAMVAEQALKAGAQMVNDVSGFQYDPAMAEVCGQAGCPVVLMHSQGTPETMQHNPCYPHGVLQAVLQFFERQIDRAQQAGISRHNIILDPGFGFGKTLTHNLTLLHQLDTLKTLGLPILAGTSRKSFLTLGQQTILPIERDALTAASLAMAIERGAKYVRIHNPATQVPVIRFIEATRGVTPEVLPDPAKYQDRLCYDGQ, from the coding sequence ATGTCACGCACCCAAATTATGGCCATTTTAAACGTTACCCCCGACTCCTTCTCCGATGGCGGAGCCCTTCGCTCGCTGGATCAGGTGGTGCAGGCCGCTCAGGAGGCCCTGCAGGCCGGGGCGGACATTCTGGATATTGGCGGGGAATCCACCCGCCCCAACGCCACCACCATCTCCCCCCAAGCGGAATCAGACCGGGTACTGCCAGCCATCCGGGCCATTCTGGAGGCTTTCCCCCGTGCCTGTATCAGTATCGATACCCGCAAGGCCATGGTGGCCGAACAGGCCTTAAAGGCAGGCGCCCAGATGGTAAACGACGTGTCCGGCTTTCAGTACGATCCGGCCATGGCCGAGGTCTGTGGGCAGGCTGGATGCCCGGTGGTGCTGATGCACAGCCAGGGAACCCCGGAAACCATGCAACACAACCCATGCTACCCACACGGGGTACTTCAGGCAGTCCTTCAGTTTTTTGAACGGCAGATTGACCGGGCACAGCAGGCGGGCATTTCCAGACACAACATCATTCTGGATCCCGGCTTTGGCTTTGGCAAAACGCTGACCCATAACCTGACTCTGCTCCATCAACTGGACACGCTGAAAACGCTGGGCTTGCCCATCCTGGCCGGAACTTCCCGCAAATCCTTTCTGACTCTGGGCCAGCAAACCATCCTCCCGATAGAAAGAGATGCCCTGACGGCGGCCAGTCTGGCCATGGCCATTGAACGCGGGGCAAAATATGTGCGGATACACAATCCAGCCACTCAGGTTCCGGTGATTCGATTCATTGAAGCCACCCGCGGCGTAACGCCGGAAGTGTTGCCAGACCCGGCCAAGTATCAGGACAGGCTATGCTATGATGGGCAGTAG